The nucleotide window TCACAGCGTAAGCTTTTTCCGTGACCATGGCCGAATCGATTTTCTCATAAATGTCGCCATAACCACCTTTTATATAGCGGCGTTCCTGTGGGTCGTTAAGGGTAACATTTCCGGTTGCGGTACCAAAACCTGTGATTTGGTTGTAGTACATCTTGTCGCCAACAAGGGTTTTGTTGTTATAGTAAATCGTGGAGTTTTTGTTGAGCCAAACTTCCTTTGTGTTCTGGTTATAGGTGCCGCTCTCGGTGTACACCCTGTTGGACGGGTTATCCCTGTTGATGATGGTTGTAGGACCGTTGAAAGTAGCGACATTGGTATTCTGGTTCTGCACGATATTGGTGCCGTCCACGATATACTGGTTGTTTTCAATCTTTACATTACCTGTAAAGTCGATGAGTTTTGTAGCGATATTATAGGTAGCTGATTTAGCATACATAATTCCCTGACCGTCCGTGATGGTACCACCGGTATTGAAATAGGCTTTATTGGAAATCCTGTCATAATAAAGGGTTTCCGTACGGATGGTCTGTTTGGGATCAGTAAGGACCACATCCTTTTTGGCGATACCGCGCTGCGTATTGCCGTCGTATTCCATTTCCTGGGCAGTAATTACAGAACCGTCGGCATTGCGGAGCTTTACATTTCCCACTGCTTTTACAAAATTCTCCTTTTCATACCAGATCACGAAAGTGGAGGTCACAACAGATCCCTGATGATCAAACTGTACATTACCTTCAAAGAAAGTATTACCGTTAAATTTGGCGGGATCTTTTTTAACAAAATCGGCGTGAACAAGCTTTACCTTCTCCCCCTGCTTTTGCTGGGCCTGCTGCTGACTGAAAAAGGGATCCTTTACAAGAGGATCCGTAGGTCTGGTGGTAATTTGCGCCAGAAGCTGCACAGAGGCAAAGAGAAAAACAGCAAAATATTTCTTCATCAATCTTTTTTGGTGCCGTAGAAGTAAAGCGAGTGAGAATCAATATTTACACCAAATGCCTCCTCAATGGACTGCTTGATTCCCTGGATCCTGGGATCGCAGAACTCAATGATTTCGGCAATCTCCTTATCAGAGTCGCGCTTGTAGATAACGAGGTGATCGTGCTGCTTATCAAAATAGGATTTCTCGTAGGAGGAAGTGCTCAGGGTTTTTTCGCCAAACTGGTGCTTGCGTATGAGACCGGCATCCAGAAAAATCTCTATAGTATTGTAAATCGTGGCTTTGGATACGTGATACTTCTTCTGCATCATCAGCAGATACAGATCATCGACATTGAAATGATGGTCCAGGGTATAGATTTCCTCCAGAATGGTGTAACGTTCCGGCGTATTCCGGAAACCCTTTTCCTGAAGGTACTGCCTAAGTACATCTTTAATCTGTTCTACATTCTTTTCTTTCTGTACGGAATCCATTGCTGCTGTTTGCTGCAAATTTATCATTTTTTTCTTTGACTCTGAAAAACAGTGTGGAAGCGTAGGCTATCAGCCTTCGGACCTTTTAAATTCTACCTGCTGAATTTTCTTCACGATAATATCCTGGTCCAGGAGAGGCGCCGACTCTACGACCACATTATGCGGGGAAACTCCCCACGTCTTGAAATCGTCGCTGCCAATATATTTTACGAAGTTGTAGATATTGAGGGTGATTTTTTCTTTGATCGTAAGCAAGGTATCATTAATGTAAGTATTGTCGATGATCACATACTTAAGGTCGGGCGGAATATTATGTGCCCGCAGCGAAGGATGGCTGCTTCGGGACGGGATCACACCTTCTTCCATGAGGTCTTTCAGCACATCATCGAAATAGTCATTGATCCTGCGGTCAACCTTGAAACCCAGCATGAAGTTCACCCTGTAAATGGTGCCTGCTACAATTTCCTCCACCGAGTATTTAAAGGTGAAAGGATCTTCCTGATTTACGATATTGAGGATAAAGTAATGGTCTGCACGTTTAGGCTGTCGGCGAAGGATGGAATAAATGATTTTTGCCTCTATCTCATTTTCACGTTTCGCACGGCTCAGATAGGCCAGGTTGGTAGCATATTTAGGGATAGTCTCATCAAGTTTCATTTCCTTGATAATCGGGACATATTTGTCAAAACTTACAAATTTTATGAAGTTGTTCTTGATGCGGCGGCCATTGTACCAGGCATACATGCAAACGCCGATGAATCCACCAAGTACTATTGTCAGCCAGCCGCCTTCAAAAAACTTAATGACATTCGCACTGAAAAAACCAAGTTCAATGAACAGGTAAGTTCCGCCGAAAAGCAACATAAGTAAAGGATGTACTCGTCTCCGCCTCAACCAGAACAGCAGCAGTACGGTGGTCATCAGCATGGTTATGGTGATGGTAAGGCCGTAGGCAGCTTCCATTTTCCCGGACTCCTGAAAATAGAGTACCACAATGATGCACATAAGTAGCAGACCCCAGTTAATGCGTGGAATGTACATTTGACCTTTCACACCAGATGGATAATCAATCTTTTGGTTAGGCCAGAAATTAATCGACATGGCCTCGGTAAACATGGTAAAGGAACCTGTAATTACTGCCTGACTTGCAATAATTGCAGCGGCCGACGCCAGAACCACACCCGGAAGGATAAGGTATTCCGGCATGATTGCGAAAAAAGGATTGAGGCCTTTTGCCTGAACGGTATCAATATTGTCCAGCAGCCAGGCACCCTGTCCCAAATAATTCAGAATAAGCATCAGCTTTACGAAGATCCAGCTTACTCGGATGTTCTTTATTCCACAGTGACCAAGGTCTGAATAAAGTGCTTCAGCTCCTGTAGTACAAAGAAAGACGGCACCCAAAATAATAATCGCACTGGGTGAGTGTGTGATAAGCTGATAGCCATAATACGGATTAAATGATTTGAATATTTCAATGTGATCCGAGATGTGGAGCGAACCAAAAATGCCCAGTGCCAGGAACCAGATCACCATCACCGGGCCAAAGAATTTACCTATGAAACTCGTGCCGAATTGCT belongs to Chryseobacterium sp. and includes:
- a CDS encoding OstA-like protein, which encodes MKKYFAVFLFASVQLLAQITTRPTDPLVKDPFFSQQQAQQKQGEKVKLVHADFVKKDPAKFNGNTFFEGNVQFDHQGSVVTSTFVIWYEKENFVKAVGNVKLRNADGSVITAQEMEYDGNTQRGIAKKDVVLTDPKQTIRTETLYYDRISNKAYFNTGGTITDGQGIMYAKSATYNIATKLIDFTGNVKIENNQYIVDGTNIVQNQNTNVATFNGPTTIINRDNPSNRVYTESGTYNQNTKEVWLNKNSTIYYNNKTLVGDKMYYNQITGFGTATGNVTLNDPQERRYIKGGYGDIYEKIDSAMVTEKAYAVKILEKDSIYFSANRILAYQKMDSMNIKKSFLRAYRQARFFKSNIQSRSDSLSFNETDGVLHLAGSPIAWSGAKQVSGDKIEAYFDTENEYIDSLKVIGNAFAISKADSLNLKDEFNQVKGKLMTVYYKENEVNLANVIGNAQAVTYADDENEKTRETERIGVALSTCGIIEALFEERRVQIISCNIGALTDIYPMSKISNEMRFLQGFNWNTKDRLLKWQDIFVDTPNYEEVQYTEDNPLFDAAQAEIDRARAAEEAKKPKRVRR
- a CDS encoding Fur family transcriptional regulator — its product is MDSVQKEKNVEQIKDVLRQYLQEKGFRNTPERYTILEEIYTLDHHFNVDDLYLLMMQKKYHVSKATIYNTIEIFLDAGLIRKHQFGEKTLSTSSYEKSYFDKQHDHLVIYKRDSDKEIAEIIEFCDPRIQGIKQSIEEAFGVNIDSHSLYFYGTKKD
- a CDS encoding KUP/HAK/KT family potassium transporter; translated protein: MDALNGGHHFDLKKLSFMGVLVSLGIVFGDIGTSPLYVMKAIVGAREDSATLPLDEYIEGALSCIIWTLTLQTTLKYVIIALRADNKGEGGILALYSLVKKFRKRWLYLIAIIGGATLVADSVMTPSLTVMSAIEGLKIYNPETPVVFITCGILLVIFVVQQFGTSFIGKFFGPVMVIWFLALGIFGSLHISDHIEIFKSFNPYYGYQLITHSPSAIIILGAVFLCTTGAEALYSDLGHCGIKNIRVSWIFVKLMLILNYLGQGAWLLDNIDTVQAKGLNPFFAIMPEYLILPGVVLASAAAIIASQAVITGSFTMFTEAMSINFWPNQKIDYPSGVKGQMYIPRINWGLLLMCIIVVLYFQESGKMEAAYGLTITITMLMTTVLLLFWLRRRRVHPLLMLLFGGTYLFIELGFFSANVIKFFEGGWLTIVLGGFIGVCMYAWYNGRRIKNNFIKFVSFDKYVPIIKEMKLDETIPKYATNLAYLSRAKRENEIEAKIIYSILRRQPKRADHYFILNIVNQEDPFTFKYSVEEIVAGTIYRVNFMLGFKVDRRINDYFDDVLKDLMEEGVIPSRSSHPSLRAHNIPPDLKYVIIDNTYINDTLLTIKEKITLNIYNFVKYIGSDDFKTWGVSPHNVVVESAPLLDQDIIVKKIQQVEFKRSEG